The sequence below is a genomic window from Streptococcus oralis.
TGAAGGACTAACTGTTTGAATTTGCTCCTTTGGAGAATACCGTTGAATTGCTAAAGCATTGATTTTTTCAATTTGCTTTTCTGTTAGATAGACTGTCATTTTTCCACCAAAGCTTTGAAAACATCGTCGTATTCATCAAAAATTGTATCCAATTTTAAGTTAAAGGCATCATCAGAAACATAAGAGATCTGATGATCCAATTCTTCAGGAGTAAAGATAATTTCACCACTTGGTAACAATTTTGCTTCGTATTTAACACCACTTGGAATATTGAACTCGCTTGGAATCGTAATGGTGATTGAATTTCCTTGTTTTCTTGTTTTTACAACCATCTGATTTCCTCCTTTGAAGTATTATAACAAATAATTACGGTAATTACAACGATAGTGTAAAACTGCTATTTCATCTCAGATCTTAACCGAAATATTCCTGCATAAGTGATTTTTTCAAGGTTTCCAATTCTTCTAGTGATTTTTGAATTGCCAATTGTGATTTGTCGACCTGAGCCACAAAGTCTGCGAACTCGTTTTGGAGGGAAAGAGGGGGGAGGGGGATGTATAATTCTTCAATCTGATTTTTTGTTATCGCTTGACGGGTGGCGCCTGAACTTTCTCCTATTTTCAGTAACAAACTCTTAAACTCTGAAGTTATTAGAAGTTGATTTAAAAATATTGGTGATAATAAGTGCTTTTTACAACGAATTATAGAAACGTGCTGATTAACTCTCGCAGGCAAAATATTTTGAGGAACAATACAGCAACGAGATACAGATGCACCTGTAATATTTAGCAAAACATCGTCGGATTCAACAATTACATTATTTAATTTTTCAGCCTGAACATTAGTTAGATAAGCTAAATCTTTGAAAATAAACTTACCATCATATACATTCATACTTCTAATAAGTGCTATCCCTTCGTTGACATAACTTTCTCTTCCTCCTCTAGGTGTAGCCCCTGAACCAATTTTTAATGTTAATTTTGATAATCTATGTTTTTCCCAACCCATTTCATTCAGAACAGGATCCCCAAACATCTCGTTAAATCGGGATTTGACGAGTTTTGATAATTCAGATAGTTGTTGTTTACGAGATTCAATTAATTTATTAACACCATCTAATCTCAAAACAATTTGCTGTTGCATAAAAGGCTCGTTGTATACAATAGACAAGTTATTCAACTTTGCCTTGTTTAACGTTCTACCCATCACAGCCCTGTCTGTTAAACTATCAAAATTCATTCCTTGTAGTGCATAGTAAAGATATTCATTAAAAAGCATCTTATTATTTTTAACCACAAAATTAGCTATTGCTTCGTTTGTGTACATATTTTCAGCAAGAATTCCAACCTTGCCAATAGATAACTTAAAACTCATCACAACTGTCCCTTTTGAAACAATTTGCATTTTTTCTTTTTGGACAGCTTCTTGAGTTATTTTCTCCTTAGTAGTACATAATATTTTCCCTTTCATATCTGAAATGGATAACCAAGGATAGTCACCTCCCCAATATAAAGTTTGAGAACGATTTGGTGTCTTGCCAATTCTTATCTCACAAACTTCCCCCAACTTCACTTTTTTCATACATGCATCTCCCTACTTGAGCAATTCCTCTAACTCCACTAAGCCAGCTTGAATTTCTTTTTCTAGATCATTAATTTTCTTTAAGATGACTTCTGTTGGTTCATATTCAACTTTTTCATACTCGATTTCTTTGTATTTATTGATCGATAAATCATAATCATTATCCTTTATCTCATCGACTGGAACAAAGAAAGACTGGTCCGTTCTCTTACGTTCTGCTTCGTTTTCAAGTTGATGGAAACGTTGAATAATATCTGGAATATCATTATCACTGATCGGTTGTCGTTTATCATCCAAACTTAAACCATCTGCTTTCATATCGTAAAACCAGACCTTATCCGTTCCACCATTTCCAGTTTTTGTAAAGATGAGAATGGCAGTTGAAACTCCAGCATAAGGTTTGAAAACGCCACTTGGCATTGATATTACAGCATCCAATTTATGATTCTCTACAATTTCCTGACGAATTCCTTTATGGGCTTTAGAAGAACCAAAGAGGACACCGTCAGGTACAATAACTGCTGCACGCCCCCCTGGTTTCAATGTACGCAAGAAAAGAGCAAGGAAAAGCAATTCTGTTTTTTTGGTTTTTACAGTCGCAAGAAGATCATTTGAAGTTGAATCGTAGTCAAGTGACCCTTTAAATGGAGGATTTGCTAAAACTAGAGTGTACTTATCTGCTTCTTCATTATCTTGAGATAGTGAGTCAAGATAACTAATTTGTGGATTTTCCACTCCATGCAGCATCATATTCATTGCACCAAGTCTAAGCATGGTTGTATCCGTATCATTTCCATGAAACATATTGTTATGAAAATGGTTGATATTATCTGGATTGGTTTCCCATTCATCTTTTTTACGCTTTAGGTAGCGGCTAGCAGATACTAAGAAACCAGCAGACCCCATAGCAGGATCTGAGATAATATCCTTGATAGTTGGTTGCATCAACTCAACCATCATATCGATGATGTGACGAGGTGTACGGAATTGTCCATTTTTACCTGCGGTTGACAATTTTGATAGCAGATATTCATAGATGTCGCCAATATCATTAACTCCCTGTGTGTCATTATAAAAATCTATATCTGACCCTCTAGTTGGAAATTCATCTAATATAGAAATCACCTTTTGGAGCGTAGCAGGTTTATTAATTTGAAAGATAGCTTCTCGCATATAACGTGAAAAAGCTGTATCGTCAGTATCACCCTTAAGATTCTTCATAAATGGAAAAATCTCCTGAGTCATTAATTGATAAACTTCCTGAGCATCTCCTATATTTTTAAATGTCGACCAACGGTATTCAGGTTTGTCTTTTGGAAAAATTCCCTCATAAGAAATCCCTAGAAACTCAGCATCGCTTTCGCGTCCAAGTTCGACACTATCCAAATCCTTCATAAACAGAAGATAAGTCAATTGTTCAATATTTGTTAGAGGATTTGCATTTCCTTCAGTCCACAGCATTTCCCACAGTTGATCGATTTTACTTTTTAATTCGCCTGTAATCATATAGTCTCTTTTCTTTGGTTTTTAAAGTTATGAATATCACTATTTTAACAGATTTTCAATCAAGCTTCAATTATGTTTCTCGCTATAAAAATTTCTTTCAAAAATAAAAAAGCAAACACAAAATATAGTTCACTTTTTTACTCTTCATCCTTCCAGTTCCGAGCAATCTCTTCGTCTTTCTGGAGTTGGTCTACCAGTTCCTCTACGGAGTCAAATTTGACCATATCACGGACACGGTCCAGCCAGTAAACAATGATGGTCTCACCGTAAATGTCATCTGAAAAGTCAAAAATATTGACTTCAAAACGTGGTTCTTCGCCATCAAAGGTGACATTTTTCCCCACACTTGCCATGCCACGATATCTCTGACGTTGTACTTCTACATCGACTACATAGACACCATCTGCTGGCATGTAAGTTCGATCTCTTAGAACCAGATTGGCTGTTGGATAACCGATAGTACGCCCACGAGCATTTCCATGAACGACCATCCCACGAGATGGGAGCGGAGTGCCGAGCAGATGATTGACTTCCTTTACATCTCCATCAAGAATAGCCTGACGAATCCGTGTGGAACTAATCTTGCCCTTTTCGTCCTCGACCGGAGGAACAATGATGATCTCTCCATCAAAATAGTCCTTCAGGTCATCTGCAGTTTTCTTATCAGAGCCAAAGGTATAGTCAAATCCTGCCACAATGATAGCTGGTTTTAAAGCCTTGATATAGGTATCAAAGAATTCTTGACCCGTTAAACTAGCAAATTTGCTACTAAAGTCAAGTAAGAAGAGAGCCTCTACTCCATGCCACTTCATCTTGTGCTCACGTTCCTCGTGATTGACGATATGGAGCATGAGCTCAGGTTGGTAAGGTTGCAAGGCAAGTTTTGGCGACTCTGTAAAGGTCATCACGACAACTGGCAGATAATCCTTCATTGAAGCCTTGCTGGCCACTTCAAAAAGTTTCTGATGCCCCTTGTGGATGCCATCAAAATAACCTAGTACAAGGACTGTTTTACCCGGTACTGCAATATCTTTTTCGTTCTTAATAGGTACTGTTGTAATCATGAAACTATTATATCATAGAGCAAGTCTTTTCGCTAAGAGGAAATCCCAAATGTCGTTTTTTGCGCCTGAACTGACCTTAAGAGAAAATTTAACATTTTAGTTTTAAAAAATAGCACCTCCTATGAGATGCTATCATTTGGTAACTAGTCTATTGTTTCTTCTAAATCTTTTAACTTAACCGAAACAATCTTGGAGACACCTGATTCTTGCATGGTAACTCCATAGATAGAGTCCGCTGCCGCCATCGTCCCCTTACGGTGGGTTACGACGATGAACTGACTATCCTTGTCAAAGCGGTTGAGGTAATCCCCAAAACGTTTGACATTGGCTTCGTCCAGCGCCGCCTCTACCTCGTCCAAGATGACGAAAGGAATGGTCTTAACTCGGATAATTGAGAAGAGCAAAGCCAAAGCTGATAGGGCTTTCTCACCACCACTCATGAGGTTGAGAGATTGGATTTTCTTACCTGGTGGTTGGACAGAAATCTCCACACCAGCGGTTAAAAGATCTCCCTCAGTCAATATCAAGTCTGCCTGACCGCCGCCAAACATCTGTCTAAAGGTCACTTTAAAGGACTCACGAATAGCTTCAAAGGTTGATTTGAAGCGTTCCTTAACCTCATCATTCATTTCTGTGATGGTCTCAAGGAGCAGGTTTTTCGCAGACAAAATATCGTCTCGTTGGCTATTGAGGAAAGCCAGACGGTTGTGAACTTCTTCGTACTGGTCAATAGCGTCCAAGTTGACAGGACCCAGCGAGCGAATAGCCTTCTCTAAATCCTTAACCTCTTGCTCTGCCAGATTGAGATTTTCCAACTCATGCGCTTTTTCTAGAGCCTCTGTGTAGCTGATCTGGTACTGGTCTGTTAATTGAGCTTGTAGATGGCGCAAGCGTTCGCTGACTTTTTCCTTCTTAGCTTCAGCACGTGTTTGTTTGCGAATCCACTCCTCATTCTGCTGACGAGCCTGATCCAAATGACTGGCAATATCATCCAGTTGACCCTCTATATCATCCAACTCAAACTGCTTGCGAATCAGACCTTGTTGGAGATTTGTTTTCTGAGTTTTGGCCTCTTCCTCTTGCTGACTTAGCAAATCCGTATCAACTTTCTCGAGATTATCAACCTTTTCTTGGAGGAGACGCTGAATCTCCTCTTGTTCGATATCCAGACTATCCAGTTCCTTTCCTAAGCGTTCAATATCAGTCACTTCGTACCGCTTTTGTCCTTGCAGTTCGGACTTAAGCAAGCGCGCTTGAGAAATCTGTTCCTGCAAGTTTTGATAACGTTCTTGAATGGCGTTTTTGTTAGACTTAATCTCTTCAATCTCAGCTTCCAGATTTTGCTTTTCACTGGCAATGGTAGCAAGACGCTCTTGGCATTTTTCCTTGTCCGCTTGCCAATCTCCGAGAGAAAGACGATTTAATTCCTCTTCTTGAAGTTTCCAAAGAGTTTCTAACTCTTCCACTTGCTGGTTGGTTTGTTGATAAGCAAGGTACAAGCCTTGCTCCTGAATACGAGCTTGCTCACCCTGAGATTTGATGGATTCTAATCTTTCTGTCAATACCGCCATCTCATCTTGCAAGGTCTTCAAGCTTGCCTCTTCAGAACGCAGACTAGTTTCTTCTTCAGTAATTTCTTTTTGTAATTGCTCTAGTTCTGGCTTGATGAAAATACTGTTATTTTGACGATTGGCACCACCCGCGTAGGAACCACCTGTGCGCAATTCGGTACCATCAAGTGTCACCATGCGAACCTGATAGCGAACTTGACGAGCAGCTGCACGCGCATGTTCCACGGTATCAAAGATAGCCGTTGTGGCTAGCAAGTTCTTGAAAATGGCTTCTAGTCTCTTATCAAACGACACCAACTCATCTGCCATTCCCAGAAATCCTGGACTTGCAGCGATAACGTCTTGATTCTGACTAGAAATCGTACGCGCCTTGATAGTCGTCAAAGGAAGAAAGGTCGCACGACCAGCTCTGTTACGTTTTAGGAAATCAATCGCCTTTGTTGCCGCGTTTTCATCTTCTACGATAATATGCTGGCTACTGGCTCCAAGTGCAATCTCCAAGGCAGTTTGATAATGCACATCAAAGGTCAGATGCTCACTGACTGCACCAATGATCCCACCTAGACGCTCTTTTTCTTGAAGAACACTCTTAACACCTGCGTAAAAGTTACTATGATTTCTAAGGATATTCTCTAAACTTTGGGCTCTAGCCTGCTTGTTTTTGAGACTATCCAGACGGTCAAAGAGTTGACTCTGCTGGGCTTGGTAAGAAACTTTCTGCTCCTCTTGTTCCTTGGCACTAACTTGATAGTCTGTCAATAATCTCTGAACCTGCTCCTTGGCAGTTTCAAGCCCATCTTTTTGCTGACTAGCCTTCTCTTTAGCTGTAGCCAGTTGTTCTTTCAGTTTCTCAAGTTGATCTGCTTGTTTTTGAGATAGTTGACGGCTGTTCTCCAGTTCATTCTCGATGCGGGTCAGTTGGTTTGAGACATCCGCTTCTTCTTGTAAAAGTGCCACAAAACGTTCACGTAAGAGCTCAATCATCTGGTCAGGATCATCTGAAAATGCCAACAATTCTGCTTCTAAACGATTGAGTTCCTTGTTGTTTTCAGCTAAACTTTCCTCTAACTGTTCCAGATTCCCTTCTTTTTCAGCCTTTTCCTTACTTAGAGCCTTTCTCTTATCTTCCAGAGTCGCCAAACGTGCTTGTGCTTCTTGTTGATTAAGGGCTACCTGCTCAGATTCCAGTTTGGATAGGGCTAGTTTTCGCTCTAAGTCACTAATCAAACTGGTCAAATCCATTAAGCTTCCTTGGTCTTTGGTCATTTGAGCTTGGAGATCTTGCCGTTTCTTTTTAAGAGTCTGATTTTCCTCTTCTAACTCTTCACGCTTTTGGTAATAACTAGTCAAGAGTTCCTGAACTTGCGTTAGCTCTTCTTCTGTCAACTCTAGTTCAGCCTTGTTTTCCTTGATTTGGGCAACCAGTACATCCAAGTAAATTGCCTTGCGTTGACCATCCAAGTCTAAAAACTTCCGAGCATTTTCAGCTTGTTTGGCAAGAGGCTTGATTTGATTGTCCAACTCATAGATAATGTCCTCTAAACGGTCTAGGTTGTCCTGAGTTTGTTGCAGTTTGCTCTCTGTTTCTTTTCTGCGTGTTTTGTATTTTAAAACTCCAGCAGCTTCTTCAAAAATAGCACGGCGTTCTTCAGGCTTAGAGTTAAAAATTTCCTCAACCTTCCCTTGAGAGATGATGGAGAAGGAATCCCGTCCCAAACCGGTATCCAAGAAAAGGTCATGTACATCACGAAGACGGACTTTTTTGCCATCAATCCGATACTCGCTATCACCACTACGATAGATATGGCGTTCTACCTTGATTTCTTGCCCCGCATCCTTGATAAAACCATCTTCATTATCCAAGGTCACGACAACAGAGGCATAATTGAGCGGTTTACGACTTTCAGTCCCAGCAAAAATGACATCGGGCATCTTGCCACCACGAAGGCTCTTGACACTGGACTCTCCCAAGGCCCATCGCAGACTTTCTGTGATATTTGACTTCCCAGATCCATTTGGCCCAACGACAGCTGTCACACCTTGGTCAAAGACAACCCTGGTCTTGTCAGCAAAAGACTTGAATCCCTGGATTTCAATTTCCTTTAAATACATGAATCAAGCCCTTTCTCAACGGCATTTTTTGCGGCCTCTTGCTCTGCCAATTTTTTAGAACGGCCTTGGCCTTTTCCTATACTCTTGCCCTCAACTAGAACTTCTACATCAAAAACCTTATCATGGGCAGGTCCCATCTCAGAAGTCACCTGGTAGCGAATGTCCACATCCCCATTGACCTGGAGCAACTCTTGCAGGTGTGTCTTGTAATCCTTAATCATTTCAAAGTCACCTACTTCAACCTTGGGAATCATGACCTGATAGATAAACTCTTTTACCCTAGCTACATCCTTGTCTAAAAGCAAAGCTCCCAGAAAGGCTTCAAAAGCATCACCGAGAATGGTGTCACGATTGCGCCCACCAGACTTTTCTTCTCCTTTACCCAGCTTGATAAACTGATCAAACTGGCAATCACGCGCAAAACCAGCCAAACTTTCCTCACGGACAATCATGGCACGGAGCTTGGACAAATCTCCCTCTGGTTTCTTAGGATATTTTTTATACAGATATTCTGAAATCAATAATTGCAGAACAGCGTCTCCTAAAAATTCCAAGCGCTCATTGTGTGAAATTTTTAAGAGGCGGTGCTCATTGGCATAACTCGTATGAGTAAAGGCCGTTTCCAGTAAGTTTTTGTCTGCAAATTCGATTGCAAAACGCTTCTTCAGTACAGTTTGTAATTCTTTCATACTGACCTCTTTCTAATAATTACGATCCTTTCTATTATAACAAAAAAAGCCCTCTGAGTCACTTTAAAACGGGACTAGGAAAGATTTGGGTAGTTTTTGAAAAAAGATTTCCAATTTTGGAGGAAATATAAAGAAAAAAGCCTTATTTAAAGGCTTTTTTAGGCTGTTTACATCCACCCTGAGGGAATCGAACCCCCATCTTAAGAACCGGAATCTTACGTGATATCCATTACACTAAGGGTGGAAACTTGTTTTATTATAACAGAAATTTGCTCTAATAACAAGTTTTTTATGGATGGACTAAGCGTCCATTAGTGGGAAGCATCCCCATTCCAGATAGAGTTTTTCACGATAACATAATCAACGTGTTTGAGGTCAGCAACCTTGCGTCCACCTGCGTAGGAAATAGCACTTTGCAAGTCCTGCTCCATCTCAGTAAGGGTGTCTTGCAAGTGCCCTTTAGCAGGCAGTAAGATGCGCTTACCTTCCACATTTTTATATGCTCCTTTTTGGTATTGAGAAGCTGAACCATAGTATTCTTTGAACTGTTCCCCATCAACTTCGATTGTCTTCCCTGGACTTTCGATGTGTCCTGCAAAGAGGGAACCAATCATGACCATACTAGCACCGAAACGGATAGACTTGGCAATGTCACCGTGTGTACGAATCCCACCATCGGCAATAATCGGTTTACGCGCAGCCTTAGCACACCAGCGTAGGGCAGCCAATTGCCAACCGCCTGTACCAAAACCGGTCTTGACCTTGGTGATACAAACCTTACCAGGACCGATTCCAACCTTAGTAGCATCCGCACCAGCATTTTCCAATTCACGCACAGCTTCTGGCGTTCCCACATTCCCAGCAATGACAAAAGTATCTGGTAATTCTTTCTTGATGTGCTGAATCATAGAAATCACGCTATCCGCATGACCATGGGCAATATCAATCGTGATATACTCAGGAGCATCAGCCTTGAGTTGGCTAACAAAATCATACTCATAGTCCTTAACACCAACAGAAATGGAAGCAATGAGCCCTTGATCGTGCATACGTTTGATAAAAGGAATGCGCCCCGCCTCATCAAAACGATGCATAATATAGAAGTACCCACCCTTAGCAAGCTGCTCTGCTACGTTCTCATCCAAAATCGTCTGCATATTTGCTGGCACAACAGGTAGTTTAAAAGTGTGTTTTCCAAACGTAATACTTGTATCCGCTTCTGAACGGCTTTTAATGACACATTTATTTGGGATCAACTGAATATCTTCGTAATCAAAAATTGGAAATTCATTTAACATATCAATGTCTCGTTTCTTTTGTAATGACCTACCTATGCCTTCGCATCACTACGTCTTTTCCGACGTTTCCTTGACTTATTATAAACCAAAGTACAGTTTTTGTCAAATATTTTTAATAATCAAATTATATCGTTCGGTTTTTACTTGAGGAATAGAGAAGGAAAGTGGAGAGAGTAGTTTCACTCCACTTCATTATCAATATTCCTTTTAAAAATTTTTTCAGAATTTTCCATTATTTTACAAAACACACTATAGGATGAGGTATTCTGAGGGATTTGGATAGAGCACTTTTTAAGCAAGACTCCGTATCCCACTACTTTTCCTATCTCACTATTTACTGACTGCTCTATACTAGGAAAAATCAGTCCAGCTTTCTTAGCTTTTATAATATAAGAATAGGAAATCAACTGGAACAAGTCCTCACGATTAATCCCTTTTTCAGTAAACTCCAGTTTTTTATATTTTGCATCTAGAACAATCTTTCGTTCTCTGTCATAAAAATCTGGATATACTTTTCGTTCCCCACCAGAAAATATTAGGATGCCGCCTTTCTTTTCTTTATTTCGAGGATGGATGAAACCTTTTGGCAACAAGGTGTAAACATACTCTTCCCAAAGCCAGGCAACATCAAAGAGAATACCATGTACCTTTTGGGCTTGAGGTCCAAGACCATGCTTTTCTCTACTCAGAATCATCAAGCAGAGTTCCTGTAATTTTCTATACTCTCTAAAATAGGCGTGTCGGATGGGTTTGATTTTATTCATTCTGATAATCTTGGCACGATCAGCTAGTTTATAAGATGAGGTTACACGAGTAATTTCTGTCATATTTTCACGATTACTATCGAGCAGAACTCCGAAACCTTTCTGATTCTTAATGTACTCAATCGTATGCCGAATCAACTGCATGAGTGGATTATCATAGGTAAACTCCCTAGTGGTATAGGCAATGCTTCCCATAAAAGGAACATTTTTCTTAAGATGCATTCCTACATCTAGCACTCCCTTTACATGACTATCGTTATGGAAAAATCTCTGGTATTCCTTATAAAGACCTTTTCGAAGAGCAGCTTGCAGATATTTGGGAAAGAGGTAAATCAAAAGCTGATAGAGTTTATCCTCTTGAGATAGACCGATGTCTAAACTAGTCAAATTCATATTGAGAATCTTTTGTAAAAGATAATGCAAAAAATGGTCGTTACTTTCATCAGAAAAACGAGAGGAAATCGTTAATCTTTCCTGACCATATCCAAGAAAACCAATCACGTTCCCTGTCTTGATTTCCTGATTAACTGTTTCAAAAATCTTTTGGTCCCTGTCTAAATCAGGAGAATTTATCAAATCATTCGGGAAAATAAAAATACTGTCCTCCCTAGAAAGGTTATCTAGTGTTCTATCAAGAAGTGCTTGACTTAGGTTGGGATATTCTGCGACAAAGTCTTCTTTAGCAATTCTATACTGATTATCAGTTATCCGCATTATCATCACCAGTATCTTGCTGATCTGTTTGGTCATTATTTGTCAGATCAAATGCTTTTTTCAATGTATCCAGAGTTTCAGCCTCTTCGTAAGAACCTCGTAAGTAATCTTCCAAAAGCGGTTTAAGGTAATCAGACCAGAGTAATTCATAGTCAAAATCTACATCCTTCAACTTAAGGAAATAACTTGGTCCGATATGATAATGGCTGTTTAATCCCTGAACGTTTTCGATAGCAACATTCAAATTTCTTAGACGAAGTTTTGCTTCTTCTGCATGGATATCTAGTTCTTTATCCAACATAGCAACTTGGCTTTCAGCAGTAACTTCAACAAAGCGGAAACGACGACGCATAGCAAAATCAAAGGTATCTACTGAACGGTCAATATCATTCATTGTTCCGATGATGTAGACATTCTCAGGGATATAAAACTTGTCATCCGTCTCATGTAAGTTAGCATACTGGGTGGAAACACTCCCCTTTTCACCACGATAACCAGGATCAATAGAGAAAAAGATTTCCCCAAAAATCTTAGAAATCTCCCCACGGTTGATTTCATCGATGATGAAAACGAATTTCTTGTCTGTGTCAATTTCTGTTGGAGAAATATAATCTTTCAGACCAAATCTTTTCTTTAAAGTTTCTAGGACAGTTTTTCCACCACTTTTGTAGTATTCTTGCTTATTATAATTTTTATCTTTATACAACTCGTAAACATATTTGCGAGGTAGTGACCATCCTGGAACACCACTATCATAATTTACTGACAAATTTTGTCTACTATTAACAGATAAGTAAGATGTTTTTGTTATATATTCTTTTTCTTCAGCAACATTTATATATTCTAAGTAAGAATCCCAAGCCTCATCAAAATTATCTTGTCCTCCAATCAATTGGGCTTCTTTTGCTTTCTGACAAAAATCTTTAAAAATACCATCCTGTAGCTTAAACTCAATAGCTCCATCCCCATTTGATACTGGTCTCAACCCCTCTACAAAATCCGTATAATCATAGGAAGGGTGAAACTGTACAAAGCCGATTTGGTCTTCGTTGCCATCCGTTAATTCTTTAGCTATTTCTTTAGCAAGATAAGTTTTTCCTGTACCAGGTGCACCACGGAGAATGAGGTTTTTGGATTGTAGTAGAGTTTGACTCAATGGATGATAAACCTTATATTCTGCAGACATTTTTTCTTCTTTCTTTTCTTTATCGTCTAGAAATTGTGTTGAATACTCAAATAAAATACTACCCAACATTGAAGATTCTAGTTCTGGATAGGTTTTAGAAAATAGTTTACAAATCTCATGATTCTGACGATAGGGCCCTCCTTGATTACTTTGAGGAATCAACCTATTCCAAAATTCATTCTGACTATTCATATTTACTCCTAAAAAAGAATGGTTCTCAGAATAAATACAAAGTAGTTTTGTTACTACTGCAGAACGCCCAATAAACTCATTCTTTGACTTTTTTATGTCAAAAATAGGATTATTGAAATCTAACATTCTTCCAGCTTGGATGATCTCATACAAATCCGATTTTAATTTGTTAAATCGGTCTTCTAGTTCTGATTCTGGAATGATTTTATTTGCTTGATTTTTGTAGCTTTTGGTATTCTCATTCCAATAAATACCAAATTTTGAAGAACCTCCGCCTCCAATTCCCATAAATAATGATTGGTACTTTCCTGCCTCAATAGCATAGCAAAAAGAATTACTTTTGGCACCTTTCCCAATTATATATTCATCAATAGACATGGTTAAAATTCTATCAAGTGGCCATTCTTTAAGAAATTCTTCACGTAATTTTTCATTGTGAATACTATATTTAAATGCATCTTCTCTTAATCTTATTTTATTTTCTTGATACCAAGCATAAAAATCATCTAAACTAACTTTCCTTTTCAGCATCAATCGTACTCCTTTTATAATAATGTTCGAATAAAAACTATGTATTTCATATATAGAATATCATATCCTATAGAAAAAGGAAAGAATTTCTAAAGAAAAAGCCCAGTGTAGAGACTTTCTTCCCTCTCAACACTAGACTCTTTTTTATCTTAATAATACTCTCCCTGACGGTAGTCCCATGAGTTAAAGGTATCTGACAAGTGCATCATGATTTTATCAATGTCAAGTCCTTTACGGATCACAATTGGAGCTGGTGAGATTGATCGTGCTCCACCTTGTTCTGGGATGAGTTTGCCGTCCTTATCGACCATAGACACCATCACACCTTGCTCGTAGCGAGTTTCAATCGTTTTGTCAGGTTGGATGGATGC
It includes:
- a CDS encoding AbrB family transcriptional regulator, with the protein product MVVKTRKQGNSITITIPSEFNIPSGVKYEAKLLPSGEIIFTPEELDHQISYVSDDAFNLKLDTIFDEYDDVFKALVEK
- a CDS encoding type I restriction-modification system subunit M is translated as MITGELKSKIDQLWEMLWTEGNANPLTNIEQLTYLLFMKDLDSVELGRESDAEFLGISYEGIFPKDKPEYRWSTFKNIGDAQEVYQLMTQEIFPFMKNLKGDTDDTAFSRYMREAIFQINKPATLQKVISILDEFPTRGSDIDFYNDTQGVNDIGDIYEYLLSKLSTAGKNGQFRTPRHIIDMMVELMQPTIKDIISDPAMGSAGFLVSASRYLKRKKDEWETNPDNINHFHNNMFHGNDTDTTMLRLGAMNMMLHGVENPQISYLDSLSQDNEEADKYTLVLANPPFKGSLDYDSTSNDLLATVKTKKTELLFLALFLRTLKPGGRAAVIVPDGVLFGSSKAHKGIRQEIVENHKLDAVISMPSGVFKPYAGVSTAILIFTKTGNGGTDKVWFYDMKADGLSLDDKRQPISDNDIPDIIQRFHQLENEAERKRTDQSFFVPVDEIKDNDYDLSINKYKEIEYEKVEYEPTEVILKKINDLEKEIQAGLVELEELLK
- a CDS encoding restriction endonuclease subunit S; its protein translation is MKKVKLGEVCEIRIGKTPNRSQTLYWGGDYPWLSISDMKGKILCTTKEKITQEAVQKEKMQIVSKGTVVMSFKLSIGKVGILAENMYTNEAIANFVVKNNKMLFNEYLYYALQGMNFDSLTDRAVMGRTLNKAKLNNLSIVYNEPFMQQQIVLRLDGVNKLIESRKQQLSELSKLVKSRFNEMFGDPVLNEMGWEKHRLSKLTLKIGSGATPRGGRESYVNEGIALIRSMNVYDGKFIFKDLAYLTNVQAEKLNNVIVESDDVLLNITGASVSRCCIVPQNILPARVNQHVSIIRCKKHLLSPIFLNQLLITSEFKSLLLKIGESSGATRQAITKNQIEELYIPLPPLSLQNEFADFVAQVDKSQLAIQKSLEELETLKKSLMQEYFG
- a CDS encoding bifunctional riboflavin kinase/FAD synthetase encodes the protein MITTVPIKNEKDIAVPGKTVLVLGYFDGIHKGHQKLFEVASKASMKDYLPVVVMTFTESPKLALQPYQPELMLHIVNHEEREHKMKWHGVEALFLLDFSSKFASLTGQEFFDTYIKALKPAIIVAGFDYTFGSDKKTADDLKDYFDGEIIIVPPVEDEKGKISSTRIRQAILDGDVKEVNHLLGTPLPSRGMVVHGNARGRTIGYPTANLVLRDRTYMPADGVYVVDVEVQRQRYRGMASVGKNVTFDGEEPRFEVNIFDFSDDIYGETIIVYWLDRVRDMVKFDSVEELVDQLQKDEEIARNWKDEE